From Schaalia sp. ZJ405, one genomic window encodes:
- a CDS encoding anchored repeat-type ABC transporter ATP-binding subunit has protein sequence MPVLDVRGLSVDLGGRRILTDVDMHINFGEFVALIGPNGAGKTTLIRSILGLIPTCCGDITSQGKKLHARRIGYVPQRHEFAWDFPLTVREVVVSGLTGALGYGRRPRREHQYAVEEAMERADIAHLSQRVVGELSGGQRQRVLVARALALQPSLLLLDEPFTGLDMPTQERLTDLFRSLAREGHGVLMSTHDLVAALADCDRLYMVNRRVVASGQRQDLMDAQLWIETFRIRENNPLLTALGMI, from the coding sequence GTGCCTGTCCTTGATGTTCGCGGTTTGAGTGTGGATTTAGGGGGCCGTCGGATCCTCACCGACGTTGATATGCACATAAATTTCGGTGAATTTGTCGCGCTGATTGGGCCCAATGGTGCCGGGAAAACAACACTCATTCGTTCGATTTTGGGCCTGATTCCGACATGTTGTGGTGACATCACCAGCCAGGGAAAGAAATTACACGCTCGGCGCATTGGGTACGTCCCTCAGCGGCATGAATTTGCGTGGGACTTCCCCTTAACTGTACGCGAGGTCGTTGTCTCAGGTTTAACAGGTGCGTTGGGTTATGGTCGTCGTCCTCGGCGAGAGCACCAATATGCTGTCGAGGAAGCAATGGAACGGGCTGACATTGCCCATCTGAGCCAACGGGTCGTCGGGGAGCTATCCGGGGGGCAGCGGCAACGTGTTCTCGTGGCCCGCGCTCTGGCTTTGCAGCCATCGTTGTTACTCCTTGACGAGCCGTTTACAGGTTTAGATATGCCAACTCAAGAACGTTTAACTGATCTCTTCCGCTCACTCGCACGCGAGGGACACGGCGTCCTGATGAGTACCCATGATCTTGTCGCAGCTTTGGCTGACTGTGATCGTCTCTACATGGTGAATCGTCGTGTTGTCGCCAGTGGACAACGGCAAGACTTGATGGATGCGCAGCTGTGGATCGAGACATTCCGTATCCGTGAAAATAATCCGCTGCTCACAGCTCTGGGGATGATCTGA
- a CDS encoding SpaA isopeptide-forming pilin-related protein has protein sequence MFRQLIDEKVLASVMTFFLIGTGLLMNPISVHAAEDPGPDYEWEVQENVETGPDLVRQFRFEKKLDMTNAPNRTRVPKLSVPFVLSEIPQGKEEEYGIGKSIGAGQGYSIQKGEFNSGSEAEWEVVNFNPDDAYDEKLTDLLDNDPDNGADILERGIKYNWGGLRSSDHIQTAQAGYNFYKPGDEAYYTDDERNGWPKDTMAWRCFYEGGERAGSFDDGCQSLIDYSFDSFRYDEAYNLRAYPLTYYASSVQRTLFTHKDINADGTINSVSKSLWRPKPARGGDFENNATDMEAVREAFKRDFLQDDIPTFTELTPKLKANYTAPDGSEVDYGIRRYILREGKPTGEDADLIASNHEIKIVDIVGFNDDFMIFNSVEEADAYYAKMGPKNFGLYSVPRSAIKPVTFVNTYKPEISVSKVDENGNPLEGAELAITPEGSQEVVASWTSDKKVKSLRLDEGDYVLQETRAPENYQTLAEFGFHVDKDGKIKAAKHANVTVDGSQLTVKNVLAVAAPHDDPSTGGPDNPETPSTGGPDNPDTPSTGGPGNPETPSTGGPGNPETPSTGGPDNPDTPSSGDPDKPDTPSNGGPDKPDTPSTGGPGNPETPSTGGPDNPDTPSSGDPDKPDTPSNGGPDNPDTPSTGGPDSPSTPPTGGPDKPDTPSNGDPNKPSTPPTGDPNKPNTPPTGDPNKPNTPPTGGPHKPNSPSNNRPNKPGNRTLPATGANGVNLALYAGLMTLAGALLLGLRALKGRKE, from the coding sequence GTGTTTCGTCAACTGATCGATGAAAAAGTATTAGCCTCGGTGATGACCTTCTTTCTCATTGGAACAGGTTTGTTGATGAACCCGATTTCGGTTCATGCAGCGGAAGATCCCGGCCCGGATTATGAATGGGAGGTACAGGAGAACGTAGAAACTGGTCCCGATCTCGTCCGGCAGTTTCGGTTTGAGAAGAAGCTGGACATGACTAATGCCCCCAACAGAACGAGGGTGCCTAAACTCTCCGTTCCCTTTGTTCTCAGTGAGATACCGCAGGGCAAGGAAGAAGAATACGGCATCGGAAAATCTATTGGTGCGGGACAGGGTTATTCTATCCAAAAGGGTGAATTTAATTCAGGAAGCGAAGCGGAGTGGGAAGTCGTCAACTTCAATCCGGATGATGCTTATGATGAGAAGCTGACCGATTTGCTGGATAATGATCCAGATAACGGGGCCGACATATTGGAGCGCGGTATCAAGTATAACTGGGGTGGGCTGAGGTCCAGTGATCATATTCAGACCGCACAGGCAGGCTATAACTTCTACAAACCTGGAGACGAGGCTTATTATACTGATGACGAGCGGAACGGCTGGCCAAAGGACACTATGGCGTGGCGCTGCTTCTATGAAGGTGGAGAAAGAGCAGGGTCTTTCGATGACGGTTGTCAGTCTCTAATAGACTACTCTTTCGATAGTTTCCGCTATGATGAGGCCTATAATTTAAGGGCATATCCACTCACCTATTATGCAAGCTCTGTACAAAGAACTTTGTTCACCCATAAGGATATTAATGCGGACGGAACTATCAATTCAGTATCCAAGTCTTTATGGCGCCCCAAACCCGCCAGGGGAGGAGATTTTGAGAATAATGCAACCGATATGGAAGCGGTAAGGGAGGCTTTCAAGAGAGATTTTCTTCAGGATGACATTCCGACATTTACGGAACTTACCCCTAAATTGAAGGCTAACTATACTGCGCCTGATGGATCTGAAGTCGACTATGGAATTAGGAGATACATCCTCCGAGAAGGGAAGCCTACCGGGGAGGATGCTGACCTCATTGCCTCTAATCACGAGATCAAGATCGTTGATATAGTAGGTTTCAACGATGATTTCATGATCTTTAACTCCGTGGAAGAAGCGGATGCCTACTACGCAAAGATGGGGCCGAAGAATTTTGGCTTATATTCGGTGCCAAGGAGCGCTATCAAACCTGTCACCTTTGTCAACACGTACAAGCCTGAGATTTCTGTCAGCAAGGTAGATGAGAACGGCAATCCTCTTGAAGGAGCGGAATTAGCCATCACTCCTGAGGGCTCTCAAGAGGTAGTTGCAAGCTGGACCAGTGACAAGAAGGTTAAGTCTCTCAGACTTGACGAAGGTGACTACGTTCTTCAAGAGACAAGAGCTCCTGAGAACTATCAGACTCTTGCCGAATTCGGCTTCCACGTAGATAAGGATGGGAAGATTAAAGCGGCAAAGCATGCGAATGTCACTGTGGATGGTTCTCAACTCACAGTAAAGAACGTCCTAGCAGTGGCAGCGCCGCACGATGATCCATCAACCGGCGGGCCAGACAACCCCGAGACTCCATCAACCGGCGGACCAGATAACCCTGATACTCCATCTACCGGTGGGCCAGGCAACCCCGAGACTCCATCAACCGGCGGGCCAGGCAACCCCGAGACTCCATCAACCGGCGGGCCAGATAACCCTGACACACCATCAAGCGGTGATCCGGACAAACCCGACACCCCATCAAACGGTGGACCGGACAAACCCGACACCCCATCAACCGGCGGGCCAGGCAACCCCGAGACTCCATCAACCGGCGGGCCAGATAACCCTGACACACCATCAAGCGGTGATCCGGACAAACCCGACACACCATCAAACGGTGGACCGGACAACCCCGATACTCCATCTACCGGTGGACCAGACAGCCCCAGCACTCCGCCGACCGGTGGACCGGACAAACCTGACACCCCATCAAACGGTGATCCGAATAAACCCAGCACTCCGCCAACCGGCGACCCCAACAAGCCCAACACCCCGCCAACCGGCGACCCCAACAAGCCCAACACCCCGCCAACCGGCGGACCACATAAGCCGAATAGTCCATCAAATAATCGGCCTAACAAGCCGGGCAATCGAACATTACCAGCGACGGGAGCGAACGGAGTTAATCTAGCGCTGTATGCAGGATTGATGACATTAGCAGGTGCATTGTTATTGGGACTCAGAGCATTAAAGGGGCGCAAAGAATAA
- a CDS encoding anchored repeat ABC transporter, substrate-binding protein, which translates to MSSARILKSTGIRCAWVISTCLSVCLLASCSSQIPTSASAGERPLKVVTTTGILADFARHVGGDHVQVSQLVPQGADPHSWEPSLRGIRDVAYADIAVTNYLMLEQHSLIKTLDANLPADALSVSLAEEAAKQGATILPLVEDRALDTVWLGMRVAGQGRQHGATRASEIDLTVTSVDGPGDAAGYLTTTFGVPEIGFASSDGFDQSTGYAKDTTTLPADAHQHMSWAFTQPGIYTIHVTAALRTAQGQPPIHIGTAKLVCAVGVDAAQVARTMGRQVLTSGHADLTVDLDAHTVDLMVDRTKDGANPLDVPEVPHASKVTGLAAVSLDDVVVDIPTRTLTQVPGQKGFRFLGSPGQDIYLLPQAVLGKHVHGEIDPHLWHDVHNAAAYVRVLRDRFIERDPEHADDYRQNAEEYLRDLEDVDAYMTSMLSSIPQERRHLVTTHDAYGYLANAYGMNVAGFVAPNPAVEPSISDRKKLVTAIKNLKIPAVFLEPQLARRPSTLQTVAAENGIDICPLYGDTLDAEAPTYVDMMRFNARSLARCLGGHEAQQSTPHSPEKRENNV; encoded by the coding sequence ATGAGTTCAGCGCGAATACTCAAGTCAACAGGCATACGGTGTGCGTGGGTGATCAGCACCTGCCTCAGCGTATGCCTGTTGGCTTCGTGTAGTTCACAGATACCGACATCTGCGTCTGCCGGGGAGCGCCCGCTGAAAGTCGTCACGACCACCGGGATACTCGCTGATTTTGCGCGGCATGTCGGCGGCGACCATGTGCAGGTCAGCCAGCTTGTTCCCCAGGGCGCTGACCCCCACAGCTGGGAACCTTCACTGCGTGGTATCCGCGATGTTGCCTACGCTGATATTGCCGTCACGAACTACCTCATGCTGGAGCAACATTCGCTGATTAAAACTTTGGATGCGAATCTGCCTGCTGATGCGCTTTCAGTGTCTTTAGCTGAGGAAGCTGCGAAGCAAGGGGCAACGATTCTTCCTCTCGTGGAAGACCGCGCACTCGACACTGTGTGGCTCGGGATGAGGGTTGCCGGTCAAGGTCGCCAGCACGGTGCCACCCGCGCCTCGGAAATCGACCTGACCGTCACATCCGTTGACGGTCCCGGAGATGCTGCCGGCTACCTGACAACAACTTTTGGTGTCCCTGAAATAGGTTTCGCCTCATCTGACGGATTTGATCAATCAACAGGGTATGCGAAAGACACCACGACGCTCCCGGCAGATGCTCACCAGCATATGAGCTGGGCTTTTACACAGCCCGGCATCTACACCATTCATGTCACGGCAGCGCTGCGCACGGCGCAGGGACAACCACCTATCCACATCGGCACGGCGAAACTTGTGTGCGCTGTCGGAGTGGATGCAGCTCAGGTTGCCCGCACAATGGGACGTCAAGTTCTGACATCAGGACACGCTGACCTCACTGTTGACCTTGATGCGCACACCGTTGACCTGATGGTTGACCGCACAAAGGATGGGGCAAATCCACTCGATGTTCCCGAGGTTCCTCACGCCTCGAAAGTCACCGGGCTGGCTGCTGTGTCCTTAGATGACGTGGTCGTTGACATTCCTACGCGTACGCTGACACAGGTTCCCGGACAGAAGGGTTTCCGGTTCTTGGGTTCACCGGGGCAAGATATTTACCTCCTGCCGCAGGCCGTCCTCGGCAAGCACGTCCACGGGGAAATTGATCCTCATCTGTGGCATGACGTTCATAATGCAGCTGCCTACGTGCGTGTTTTACGTGATCGTTTCATTGAGCGCGATCCTGAACATGCCGATGACTACAGACAGAATGCTGAAGAATACTTGCGTGATCTAGAGGATGTTGACGCATATATGACCTCGATGCTGTCATCCATCCCCCAAGAGCGCCGTCACTTAGTGACAACGCATGATGCTTACGGGTATTTGGCAAATGCCTACGGGATGAACGTGGCGGGTTTCGTTGCGCCCAACCCTGCGGTTGAACCTTCTATTAGTGACCGCAAGAAACTGGTGACCGCAATTAAGAACTTGAAAATTCCGGCAGTTTTCTTGGAACCGCAGCTCGCACGTCGTCCGTCGACTTTACAGACAGTCGCCGCTGAAAACGGTATTGATATCTGCCCCCTCTACGGTGACACCCTTGACGCCGAGGCACCCACATATGTCGACATGATGCGTTTCAATGCTCGCTCACTTGCTCGCTGTTTAGGTGGGCACGAAGCACAGCAGTCAACGCCTCACAGCCCAGAAAAGAGAGAAAACAACGTATGA
- a CDS encoding TIGR03773 family transporter-associated surface protein → MTLRILSRPRQHLLRSLMSVCALSAVIIASQPLMAFAEAPAEKETISSGKVSIFDVASGVNEESTPYLSLGVRAAGKTYEPEKVALKIPQSAYTTTHQGAPQGLPAGYVTASQNTDESPAFFWDTTRSTYYGVTLVKVSFTGPTDGRVFAYGHNDKSQPVSLAEDSNDGYEIDSTGTWLEQTGQQARHTTWIFTKPGTYTLNVQALGKKDQGGGYSRKVGHTYTVVVAEGASSLEQPAAEATETPSPSGQPSDAAGATGDSQPSAPESRPDETGTPSQPSAQGDEADADDSDEFTGDVPSIAAPKPHIKDPVSGKEMLLRTHVDAAHVYWDKENQELAVGVIDGSTLRPHDLVAVRLGPDADSQTGREVSRIKLPKSNILSFLGKPGDVLWNAPGQHYQGSRPVWAGVGSGRMPDSVNPYTLKLHLKSVKGPGWMSVWRYGGGTFAQEDLNSANPQKQSMPLVAGAHGHYNWTFSAPGRYTATWFVTAQTKDGASLTSDEYAVEWLVGTDSDVQLPEGTTPSDTIKVPTEKFTEDDNLFESDEATDEVDAENANLPAKGQYVCAAPGHYDLAASTASNGRVTAQLVDDSGPRSVVRESNTVVVPVPDSASHRVTAERMSAVLTALGPKGTKVWTLPEIQKKDLPWLGMNTEKMDYSKIDTVGVLTEIEDYTGPGRMILWQSNIMDGSKKLLDSHNDHARLFFTGPEHMHMATSFNAPGIYRASYSFLARYTKDSGWFAQSYGSHALYYAVGDEAIEQACGKDFLHSPEEPAPGTENGNSSDSGSSNGNSSDGNSSDGGSSAEEPGHTPDGSSDGDSTNGNTPGNTPGGNTPDASHQEKPRPHDDAENPKVSGSDSQFAVTLDHGHVDMLNLTADSRGNLNLMLKEDVTAVGTVREPEKVLLKVKDSAQRTKQSGSSDWPEPLAGVEKAWILPQTQDPKLLWPGWNTQGIKAAGYTKATFDVSYKGPTNGRILMWIQDALRGPESRLASGGYEMNPTGSQILQDFPAHTHVNWAFTEPGRYTLTVTAHATRPTMASGLRSAGNEGTATTTTRTYTIDVGDVSAHNNEKPTDTSVDDIVPAPLPRIDTENTGTDNAGADNAGTESTGTEKTGAENTGTENTVRPMPEAQGNENSETPAPDRGTEVCLPTTITREATAEEAATLSKAPSAAANTARTTLTFNVGPGASGNASDGHFDLGPAIENKTVLARVKDDRQQPSRWLDPAQLVFAVGSPAQLKAPAALSFVASTRSDVWMIPSTQIQGVPWLGLNSQREEIVNGTRGGVTFTLESVNGPGKFAVFNAGALGSGVGTHVFDAPGSMYTLPANTHAHQNWVFTQPGTYKVTLSMKVKPRGEKLNGSGSGNGSALTATGEKGPNGLPMVRETVGRTPSGEECALATTGAEVRDSMICAGLFLIVGTAALMLRRRRAHSSAAGVTDTK, encoded by the coding sequence ATGACCTTACGGATCCTGTCGCGCCCCAGACAACATCTCCTGCGCTCGCTCATGAGCGTATGCGCATTGTCTGCTGTGATCATCGCCTCTCAACCACTGATGGCTTTCGCTGAAGCTCCTGCCGAAAAAGAGACGATCTCCTCAGGAAAAGTGAGTATCTTCGACGTGGCTAGCGGGGTCAACGAAGAGTCAACTCCTTACCTTTCCTTAGGAGTCAGAGCCGCGGGGAAGACGTATGAGCCAGAAAAAGTTGCTCTGAAAATTCCTCAAAGCGCCTACACCACCACGCATCAGGGGGCACCGCAGGGACTGCCTGCCGGGTACGTCACCGCATCGCAGAACACGGACGAGAGCCCCGCTTTCTTCTGGGACACAACTCGCAGCACCTACTACGGCGTCACCCTCGTCAAAGTCTCCTTCACCGGACCCACAGACGGCCGTGTTTTTGCCTATGGACACAATGACAAATCTCAGCCCGTGTCTCTAGCTGAAGATTCAAACGACGGCTACGAAATTGACTCTACAGGAACGTGGCTGGAACAAACAGGCCAGCAGGCCCGTCACACCACGTGGATCTTCACCAAACCGGGCACATACACGCTCAATGTCCAAGCCCTCGGTAAAAAAGACCAGGGAGGGGGCTACTCACGTAAGGTCGGACACACCTACACCGTCGTCGTCGCAGAAGGGGCCTCATCTTTAGAGCAGCCCGCAGCCGAGGCAACTGAAACACCCTCCCCCAGCGGCCAGCCCTCAGACGCAGCGGGCGCGACGGGCGACTCACAGCCAAGCGCACCCGAATCTCGCCCCGATGAAACAGGGACACCCTCGCAGCCCTCAGCTCAAGGAGACGAGGCCGACGCGGATGATTCCGATGAATTCACCGGTGACGTCCCCAGCATTGCAGCACCGAAACCGCATATCAAAGACCCCGTCAGCGGAAAAGAAATGCTGCTGCGCACACACGTTGATGCCGCACACGTGTACTGGGATAAAGAAAACCAGGAACTCGCAGTAGGGGTCATTGACGGAAGCACCTTGCGTCCCCACGACCTTGTTGCTGTGCGTCTGGGACCTGACGCTGACTCACAAACCGGACGCGAAGTATCGCGCATCAAACTCCCGAAATCGAATATCCTCTCCTTCCTCGGAAAACCCGGCGACGTGCTCTGGAATGCACCTGGACAGCACTACCAAGGCTCCCGTCCCGTGTGGGCGGGCGTAGGGTCAGGACGTATGCCCGACTCAGTGAATCCCTACACATTGAAACTCCACCTCAAGTCAGTCAAGGGCCCCGGGTGGATGTCAGTGTGGCGTTACGGCGGAGGAACCTTCGCTCAGGAAGACCTGAACTCTGCGAATCCACAGAAACAGTCGATGCCGCTGGTTGCCGGAGCACACGGACACTACAACTGGACGTTCTCCGCACCCGGGCGCTACACCGCGACATGGTTTGTCACCGCGCAAACAAAGGACGGCGCCTCGCTCACTTCCGATGAATACGCGGTGGAATGGCTCGTGGGAACCGACAGTGACGTGCAACTACCCGAGGGCACAACACCGAGTGACACCATCAAAGTTCCCACCGAAAAATTCACAGAGGACGACAACCTCTTTGAGTCCGACGAAGCAACTGACGAGGTCGACGCGGAAAATGCGAACCTGCCCGCCAAAGGACAGTATGTGTGCGCAGCTCCAGGCCACTACGACCTCGCTGCCTCTACCGCATCAAATGGCCGAGTGACAGCGCAGCTGGTTGATGACTCAGGCCCTCGCAGCGTCGTGCGCGAGAGCAACACCGTGGTGGTACCTGTGCCTGATTCAGCTTCTCACCGCGTCACGGCTGAACGAATGAGCGCGGTGCTCACAGCTCTTGGCCCTAAAGGAACGAAAGTCTGGACGCTGCCGGAAATCCAGAAGAAAGATCTCCCGTGGCTGGGGATGAACACCGAAAAAATGGATTACTCGAAGATCGACACGGTCGGTGTTCTCACGGAGATCGAAGATTACACCGGACCAGGTCGGATGATTCTGTGGCAGTCCAACATTATGGATGGATCGAAGAAGCTCCTCGATTCCCACAATGACCACGCACGCTTGTTCTTTACGGGGCCTGAGCATATGCATATGGCAACCAGCTTTAATGCCCCGGGGATCTATCGGGCCAGCTATTCTTTCCTGGCTCGTTACACCAAAGACAGCGGATGGTTTGCTCAGTCCTACGGCTCACACGCCCTCTACTATGCGGTCGGTGACGAGGCCATCGAGCAAGCCTGCGGGAAAGACTTCCTGCACTCCCCGGAAGAACCTGCTCCTGGCACTGAGAACGGAAACTCTTCGGATAGCGGTTCCTCGAACGGTAACTCCTCGGATGGAAACTCTTCGGATGGCGGATCCTCAGCTGAGGAGCCGGGCCATACCCCGGATGGTTCCTCGGATGGCGATTCCACAAACGGCAACACCCCGGGCAATACCCCGGGTGGCAATACCCCCGATGCCTCCCATCAGGAGAAACCTCGGCCACATGATGATGCCGAGAATCCGAAGGTATCCGGTAGCGACTCACAGTTCGCCGTCACCCTTGACCACGGACACGTTGACATGTTGAACCTCACTGCTGATAGCAGGGGAAACCTCAACCTGATGCTGAAAGAGGATGTCACAGCAGTTGGCACCGTGCGAGAACCAGAAAAAGTTCTCCTGAAGGTCAAAGACAGCGCTCAGAGGACGAAACAGTCTGGTTCATCAGATTGGCCTGAGCCATTGGCAGGAGTAGAGAAAGCGTGGATTTTGCCGCAAACGCAAGATCCGAAGCTGTTGTGGCCGGGATGGAATACGCAGGGAATTAAAGCTGCGGGCTACACGAAGGCGACATTTGACGTGTCCTACAAGGGACCCACGAACGGTCGAATCCTCATGTGGATTCAGGACGCTTTGCGCGGACCGGAGTCACGTTTAGCATCTGGCGGCTACGAAATGAACCCCACAGGGTCACAGATCCTCCAGGACTTCCCTGCGCATACTCACGTGAACTGGGCATTTACCGAGCCAGGACGCTACACACTCACCGTGACAGCTCACGCAACGCGCCCAACGATGGCAAGCGGATTGCGCAGCGCTGGTAATGAAGGAACAGCGACAACAACAACACGCACATACACCATTGATGTCGGTGACGTGAGCGCCCACAACAATGAGAAACCTACGGATACTTCGGTCGACGACATTGTTCCAGCACCTTTGCCGCGCATTGATACGGAAAACACTGGCACAGACAACGCCGGTGCGGACAACGCTGGTACAGAAAGCACTGGCACCGAAAAGACTGGTGCGGAAAACACCGGCACCGAAAACACTGTGCGACCGATGCCTGAGGCGCAGGGAAATGAAAACTCCGAAACACCTGCACCTGACCGGGGCACGGAAGTGTGTCTTCCCACGACAATTACACGCGAAGCGACCGCTGAAGAGGCTGCAACCTTGAGTAAGGCGCCATCGGCTGCCGCTAATACAGCGCGTACCACACTGACGTTCAATGTGGGGCCGGGAGCAAGTGGTAACGCATCTGATGGACACTTTGATCTTGGTCCTGCCATTGAAAACAAGACGGTTCTTGCGCGCGTCAAGGACGACCGTCAGCAGCCTTCACGTTGGCTTGACCCGGCTCAACTGGTCTTCGCTGTGGGCAGCCCCGCGCAGCTGAAAGCACCAGCTGCATTGTCGTTTGTTGCATCCACAAGATCGGATGTGTGGATGATTCCTTCGACGCAGATCCAGGGAGTCCCGTGGCTGGGCCTGAACAGTCAACGTGAAGAAATCGTCAACGGAACCCGAGGCGGTGTCACTTTCACTTTGGAGTCTGTCAACGGCCCTGGAAAATTTGCAGTGTTTAATGCGGGTGCCCTCGGGTCAGGTGTCGGCACACATGTTTTCGACGCCCCCGGATCCATGTACACCTTGCCGGCGAATACTCATGCGCATCAGAACTGGGTTTTCACCCAGCCAGGAACCTACAAGGTCACGCTTTCGATGAAGGTCAAGCCTCGTGGGGAGAAACTTAACGGCAGTGGAAGCGGCAATGGATCAGCTTTGACCGCGACGGGTGAAAAAGGTCCGAATGGTCTGCCGATGGTGAGAGAAACCGTGGGACGTACCCCCAGCGGTGAAGAATGTGCGCTGGCAACAACCGGCGCCGAGGTACGCGACAGCATGATCTGTGCAGGGCTGTTCCTCATCGTCGGCACTGCGGCATTGATGCTTCGTCGTCGCCGGGCTCATTCATCAGCCGCTGGAGTGACTGACACGAAATGA
- a CDS encoding choice-of-anchor M domain-containing protein yields the protein MTHPFIRRIAVCASACVLGCAPMLAAPVAWAEDDLAQRVDSAESVSRDDTVVESGHVDIGPKIVDGQWNILARDDSGATPVWRDLNHLVMKVNDHGLLDAPTQTPYEFLGGKEGEKWWIIPQTENPGVVWLGWNTQDPQATQRMSRGATMSIGHIDGPGKAWLFLQDGTFGEPRVLVDATVTTPQDVWVDVNTHVHANWVFTQPGVYVAPIRICADMQDGSRACAQSALRFAVGDSTHPEDALKAPIPTDFTQTEDSSSTQSGSPSADSPESPSTGTDADSADSQSRMSTITSVAIAVAVLLLVLVIVGIVLRSRATRRDILRVQEERRSHIHNRED from the coding sequence ATGACACATCCATTCATCCGGCGCATTGCTGTATGCGCGAGCGCATGTGTCCTCGGATGTGCACCGATGCTGGCTGCTCCTGTCGCGTGGGCCGAGGACGACCTCGCTCAACGTGTTGACTCCGCTGAAAGCGTGTCGAGAGACGATACGGTCGTGGAATCAGGGCACGTTGATATCGGACCAAAGATCGTTGATGGTCAGTGGAACATTCTTGCACGCGATGATTCCGGTGCAACACCAGTGTGGCGCGACCTCAATCATTTGGTTATGAAAGTCAATGATCACGGGCTTCTCGATGCACCTACGCAGACTCCCTATGAATTCCTTGGCGGCAAGGAAGGGGAAAAATGGTGGATCATCCCGCAAACTGAAAACCCAGGTGTCGTGTGGCTCGGTTGGAATACGCAGGATCCTCAGGCAACTCAACGCATGAGTCGGGGAGCCACGATGAGCATCGGACACATTGACGGGCCAGGAAAAGCGTGGCTTTTCCTTCAAGATGGAACGTTCGGTGAACCTCGTGTACTGGTTGATGCCACCGTCACTACCCCGCAAGATGTGTGGGTTGACGTGAATACACATGTCCATGCGAATTGGGTGTTCACTCAACCTGGTGTCTATGTTGCTCCGATACGTATCTGCGCTGATATGCAAGATGGCTCCCGAGCGTGTGCACAGTCAGCCTTGCGTTTTGCTGTCGGCGACTCAACACATCCCGAAGATGCCCTGAAGGCACCTATTCCCACGGACTTTACGCAAACAGAGGACAGCTCCTCCACTCAAAGCGGCTCTCCCAGTGCTGACTCACCTGAATCGCCGAGCACAGGAACAGACGCAGACTCCGCTGATTCTCAATCACGCATGTCGACAATCACGTCCGTTGCGATAGCGGTCGCTGTACTCCTCCTCGTCCTTGTGATCGTTGGAATAGTGCTGCGTTCACGCGCCACACGCCGTGACATCCTGCGCGTACAGGAAGAACGTCGTTCACACATACACAACCGTGAGGACTAA